In one window of Plasmodium cynomolgi strain B DNA, chromosome 13, whole genome shotgun sequence DNA:
- a CDS encoding diphthamide biosynthesis protein (putative), with the protein MNQISEKNKTFDEKKEKKKIHCAIPKFILNNELLQKAIKKSFPENYNFEIYKCIDIILREKFKNIVLQLPEGLLIWGLYISEILYFFCDCVEDVIILGDVTYGGCCIDDYTSEKLHCDLIIHYGHSCLVPLTVTKIRCIYVFVDIKLNSSHLVETIKKNFHKSDIILLLGTIQFSCLVHNVHSILKKENYFDLFLPIPQVLPLTKGEVLGCTSPNLYRFLYEHVVRKGQGGEVVEKQTSQNGLSLGGPTQGEKYPPGDIPPKDDHNSHHSEAFIINECKRFLQKNQVKIVFIADGRFHLESLMIHNPDFSFYRYNPFNKVITTEKYNYTLFHEIRKNEIKKCTNCKSVCIILKIFNEKLALFKNVDVFIQIGCPRLSIDWGNYNSKPLLNSYEAYVFLQAVKYKEIYPMDYYANLGNVWTNYNAGIGDTSEKNLSMREIIRRRIQLRKSKISIRYQ; encoded by the exons ATGAACCAAATTAgcgagaaaaacaaaacttttgatgagaagaaagagaagaaaaaaatccactGCGCCATCCCGAAATTTATATTGAATAATGAGCTGCTGCAAAAGGCTATAAAAAAGTCCTTCccagaaaattacaatttcgaaatatacaaatgcattgatattattttaagagaaaaatttaaaaatatcgtaCTGCAGTTACCTGAGGGGTTATTAATTTGGGGATTGTACATTTCTGagattttatattttttttgtgactgtGTGGAAGATGTTATTATCCTGGGGGATGTCACGTATGGTGGATGTTGCATCGATGATTACACAAGTGAGAAGTTGCATTGTGATTTGATCATTCATTATGGGCATTCCTGTTTGGTTCCCTTAACTGTGACAAAAATACGatgtatttatgtttttgtggacataaaattaaattcttctcatttggtggagacgataaaaaaaaatttccataaAAGTGACATTATTTTACTCCTTGGGACAATACAATTTTCTTGCCTTGTACATAATGTGCATAGCATtttaaagaaagaaaattattttgacctttttttgcctatcCCACAAGTACTTCCCCTCACCAAGGGAGAGGTACTCGGGTGCACTTCCCCCAATTTGTATCGCTTTCTCTATGAACACGTTGTGAGGAAGGGACAAGGGGGAGAGGTTGTGGAGAAGCAGACCAGTCAAAATGGCCTCTCCTTAGGCGGGCCAACACAAGGGGAGAAATACCCCCCTGGAGATATCCCCCCAAAGGATGACCATAACAGTCATCACAGCGAAGCATTTATCATAAATGAGTGTAAacgatttttacaaaaaaatcaagtCAAAATTGTTTTCATTGCAGATGGGAGGTTTCATTTGGAAAGCCTGATGATACACAATCCCGATTTCTCCTTCTACCGATATAATCCATTTAACAAAGTAATAACGacggaaaaatataattacaccctttttcatgaaatacgaaaaaatgaaataaaaaaatgtaccaaCTGTAAAAGTGTGTGCATTATTTTAA aaatatttaatgaaaaattagccttgttcaaaaatgtggatgTATTTATACAAATAGGCTGTCCAAGATTGTCTATCGACTGGGGGAATTACAACTCCAAACCTCTGTTAAACAGTTATGAAGCTTATGTTTTTTTGCAGGCAGTTAAATATAAAGAGATATATCCCATGGACTACTACGCCAACTTGGGGAACGTGTGGACCAACTACAATGCTGGGATTGGTGACACGAGTGAGAAAAATCTATCCATGCGGGAGATCATTCGTCGGCGTATTCAGCTACGTAAAAGCAAAATTAGCATTCGATATCAGTAG
- a CDS encoding hypothetical protein (putative), whose translation MQILKAKKAQNKLNRGIDEKVEKTISAAIELYSLIEKQSENKNKKYLQKICSICDTLSHLLMRYNEDIVAEQWGEELPTPRDGDIGGASGDDTLVR comes from the exons ATGCAAATTCTGAAGGCAAAGAAGGCGCAAAACAAACTTAACCGAG gCATCGATGAGAAGGTCGAAAAGACCATTTCCGCGGCGATCGAATTGTATTCCTTGATA GAGAAGCAAAGCGaaaataagaacaaaaagtACCTGCAGAAAATATGCTCCATTTGCGACACGCTGTCTCATTTGTTAATGAGATACAACGAGGACATCGTGGCTGAGCAGTGGGGGGAGGAACTGCCCACGCCAAGGGATGGTGACATTGGCGGGGCTTCTGGAGATGACACGCTGGTACGttaa